TTTGAGAATGTAATATCCTCCACCATTAGAGGTAGGACACTATCAGCAAGTGAAGGGGAAGATGGAGTCCCACCTCGAAGGCGTCATAAGACAGGCAGAAAGACCCAAGCGTGGGGTCGAAAGGGTACTAACTAATGTACTCGAGGCATGTGAGTCAGGAAAACTCGATCCATGCTAAGATTAATCCATCACGATTAAGGCATAATACGAAATGTGCCTGAGGTGTGTGAGTCAATCGTGCCAAGTGAAATGTGTCATAACGGAGACACAAGATGAAATATATTCGAGgcatgtgagtcgagaaaacctgaCTCGTGCCAAGATTAATTCACCACGATTTAGACATATGATGAAATGCGCCCGAAGTGTGTTAGTCGAGAAAATCCGACCGCCACTAAGATTAATCCGCCATGGTAGAGATGTAGAGCGAAAAGTGCCCGAGACGTGTGAGTCGTGAAAAGCCACCTTAGAGCCACTTCAAATACTTGCACCTTCGGGTTTGGACCATATCAGATTGACTCAGACGTTAACAATGATTTTCCTCAATATTTTGGCATTAGAAGAAGAGTCAAAATGATAAGAAATACATTAATGACCAATCAATATCTAACACATAAGCACAATGTGAAAACTATAGTGGAAGGAGAGATATCCAAGTCACCCCCGCTCGTCTACTCACATGGACAAAAGTCTAAGGCGGGTCGTTTGAGGGTGTCTCTCCCCTACCGCTCATGTGGACAAAACGCTAAGAAGGAAATGTTGAAGTAGTTACGGGTTATCCCTTTTAAGGTATAAAAGGTAATCCTGACACCATGCCAAGAGGGCTCTCTTCCTGAAACAATTGATACCTACTAAACCATCGATGACTAATTTAAACATTAAAGGATCGGATCGAGAAACTTCTCCCGATATCAATCTGAATATAGGTAGCGCCTCGGGAGCTTGACACCCCACCTTGAAGCTAATTTGGATACTCATATACCTTCGGATTTAGATCACCTCAGGTTTACTCATACATCGACCGTAGCATCAATATCTTAATTCATTGATACTCTTCTAAAGTCGCGAAAGAACCAAATCAGAGACGATATATGTTTCAATCTTCGGATTATTGAATCAGAAGAAATTTTTTGAGAAATGTAGTCGGATCAAATAAAACATCTTTAGATCAGATTTAATTGCTGTCCTGCAAATAAAGAGACATGAAGAAGGACGTGATTACCTAAAAGTGGAGTGTCGACTTCAGTTCTGGCGATCGGCGATGTAGCGAGCGAGATGGCGCAGGGGCGCCGCCTTGACGCGGTCGAACCCATGCAGCTCTGCTTCCGCTTTCACCACCAGGGTTTGTGCCAGCTCCTGCGCCTTCTCGACGCCCATCAGCTTCGGGTACGTCGTCTTGCCGCTCGCCACGTCCTTCCCGGCCGTTTTCCCCAACTCCTCCGTCGTTTTCGTCACGTCCAGTATGTCGTCCACCACCTGGAATAGCTGGCCGACGCAGCGCGCGTACCGCCTTACGCTCTCGACCTCGGCGTCCCCGCCGCCGCCCACGATCACCCCACACGCCGCGGCCGCCTCCAGCAGCCTCGCCGTCTTGTGCAGGTGGATGTACTCCAGCACGCCGACGCCCACTGCCTTGCCCTCGCTGTCGATGTCCACAAACTGGCCCGCCACCAGCCCCTCCGACCCAATCGCCGACCCGTACTCCGCGACGGCCCGGAGAACCCGATCCGCCGGCACGCTGGCCGTGGCGGCGGCCACGTGCTCGAAGGCCAGGGCGATGAGGGCGTCGCCGGTGATCACGGCGGTGCCCTCGCCGAAGACACGGTGGTTGGACGGCTGGCCCCGGCGGAGGTCGTCGTTGTCCATGCAGGGGAGGTCGTCGTGGATGAGGGACACGGCGTGCAGCATCTCGACGGCGCAGGCGACGGGCATGGCGGTGGCCTCATCACCTCCGACGAGCTCACAGGAGGCGAGGGCGAGGATAGGGCAGATGCGCTTGCCGGCGCTCAGGAGGGAGTAGCGCATCGACTCGTGGAGTCGCTCAGGGTAGCGGAGGGGCACAGCACGGTCCAGGGCCGCGTCCACCCGCCGGGCCTTGTCGGCCATGTACGCCTTCAGGTCGAACCGGTCCACCGCCGCTTCGGCCTGTCGTATCGGACCATCGTGCAGCCGGGTGGAGGCGGATCGCAAGACCGCAGGGACGCGGCCGCTCCCCGGAGCACGGGCGAGGAGACGCGCCGTCACGTATGCCATGAGACGGCGGCGGTGTCCCGAAGCGTTCTTCCTTGGGAGAGACTTGGATCCATTTCATTTTAAGTTGGGCGTTCGCCTCCCTGTGGATGGCAGGTTGATTATTAGAGGATTAGCTTAAAATGAAAAGAATAAAGCACTTATACTGAtaattaaaataaagaaaaacttTTATAGGAAAAAGAAAAATGATGAAGAATATGCATCTTCTTTATGGGACGCTGCAGATCTGAACTCTCATGTGTTTTCTACGGAGAAACATTAGCTCGCTCTATTTAATCCGAACCAAATCATGTGTTACTCGAACCGGCCAGTTTCCGGTTCATTTGCCGACCCCGGTCTAAAGCATCGCCTACTTGAACCCAACCGGCAGAACCGCTTGTCGAGtgtctctttcttctctctctcccccctttcCATCTCTTTCTAGGGTTTCGACACCAGGCGACGGGTCACCGGCTTCCAATGGAGACGATGGGCGACCTCGCTGCCGCCCTGGACGCGTCTCCGACCTCCGATTCGGCAGCGAAGAGCGGCGCTGGTGCGGCCACCGACGCGTCGCGGATCGCGGATGTGAAGGCGTGGTTGGCTTCCCAGTTCGAGGCGGCGGGGAGGGACGTGCCGGCTTTCGAGTACACTCCTCGCAGCGTTGCCCACCTGCATTCCCTCGCCTCCCTCTCTCAGGCCCGATCCCGTGCCGCCTCCATCGTCGCCGCCGACCTCCGCCTCAAGGCCTCCGAGTACCGTGCCGAGGCCGCTCGGATCCGCGAGGTCCTGGAGCGCGTTGGCCTCGCGCGGGAGCAGCTCTCCCCTGGCGCAATTGGGTCCGCTCAGGTCGTCGCTGGCGTCGCCAATCTACTAAACATCCGGGACACGGAGATGAGTAGGTAggcttagggttagggttgggtttcaTATTGCAATGTGATCTTTTCTTGTAATGGTTATGCTCTTGTGGATGCATTTTCTGTTGACATAATATGGAATTGGGTGCAGTTTTGTTGTGGCCATGGGAGATCTGTCTTTGAGGAAGGCAGATGTGGAGGAGAAGAGGGCGAAGGTGCAGAAGGAGTCCAAGGTTCTTCTTGAGTACACTAGAAAAGCCATTGCGAAGCTCAACGATCTTAAGAAGTAAGAATGCTTATTTGTTTCAAGATTCTCAAGTTTTAGTAAATCACGACTTTCTATTTGAGTTCTATAAGAGTCAAATTGGTCCTTAGTCAGTTTGTCAACTCCTTTATAAACATAAAGTTTTTTAGTCACTTTTTTTTTTACAGTTGAGTGATATCTTATGGATTCAGGAATAAGTTTTATCCTCCTCAATTTTTCAGAACACTTGCTAAGTTCGAAAATGAAGTAGGACTGCATGAGGCTCAGATGCTGCAGTGGCAGACAAATCTGGCAATCTTGGATTCGAAAGAGCGCCAGTATATGCTTCAGCTCAATAATTTCAAGGTACTTGTCGATATTTATTTCTCTCAAGATGTCACATGTTGGTTTGTCGAGTTCAAAAAAGTCAcagtgacatattggtgtatcagATCAGATTGAAAGCTTATCTCCTAATGGGTTGAACAGAAAACACATTGGTACACATTGCAATCAAGTTGTTTCCTTCATGTTAGTTTTAGATATTGTCTATGCAGGTTCTGGCATAGAGCCATAAACTAGCCAAAATAGAAAACTCTTATGCTGTTATATTGTCTTATTTTCTTGAGTTTGCTGCATTTACTGGTAGTCTCTTGCTGGCAAAATAATATCTAGTATATACTCATGTTTGCCCAAACATGCTGGAGCATTGTCTTTGAGCTTATAATTTGGCCTGAACAAAGTAAATTAGTAAGATTTTTTTGGTTTTTAGTGCTTGATCATTCTAAAAGTTTCACTCAGTGTCGGCAATTGGTCTCAAACAAGTGCCACAAAGCTTTGCGGTTGGAACCAAACCTATGAATCTGGAATGTCAACTGGTTATGTACTGTTTGTTCTTGCTCAATAAGTATGCTGAAGATAACTGCTTTGCACACTTCATCAAACATCCAATCATTCTTCCACCCCCTTGATTTGGTCAAAGTATCTTCCTGAAACCAATCGAAGCTGTGATGTCAAAATGTCTCCCAATTCATTGCTTAAAAAAAATCTATACGATCATTACCTAATTATTATGTCAAACTTGTTGATGTTTGAATATGTTTGACAAAGTAGGTGCTGAAATTATTACTCTCTTCTGAAATTATTTTAGTTAGTATCTCTCatgaaaattttagggatttgtaTGGCATAGTACAAGATCTGGTCTTGCATACTCCACATACTCCAGTATCATCTCTTGTGTCACTCGAAATTTGGGAAACTAAGTCTTTTAAGGAC
The DNA window shown above is from Musa acuminata AAA Group cultivar baxijiao chromosome BXJ2-4, Cavendish_Baxijiao_AAA, whole genome shotgun sequence and carries:
- the LOC103980613 gene encoding heterodimeric geranylgeranyl pyrophosphate synthase large subunit 1, chloroplastic-like, giving the protein MAYVTARLLARAPGSGRVPAVLRSASTRLHDGPIRQAEAAVDRFDLKAYMADKARRVDAALDRAVPLRYPERLHESMRYSLLSAGKRICPILALASCELVGGDEATAMPVACAVEMLHAVSLIHDDLPCMDNDDLRRGQPSNHRVFGEGTAVITGDALIALAFEHVAAATASVPADRVLRAVAEYGSAIGSEGLVAGQFVDIDSEGKAVGVGVLEYIHLHKTARLLEAAAACGVIVGGGGDAEVESVRRYARCVGQLFQVVDDILDVTKTTEELGKTAGKDVASGKTTYPKLMGVEKAQELAQTLVVKAEAELHGFDRVKAAPLRHLARYIADRQN
- the LOC135609541 gene encoding AUGMIN subunit 1-like gives rise to the protein METMGDLAAALDASPTSDSAAKSGAGAATDASRIADVKAWLASQFEAAGRDVPAFEYTPRSVAHLHSLASLSQARSRAASIVAADLRLKASEYRAEAARIREVLERVGLAREQLSPGAIGSAQVVAGVANLLNIRDTEMSSFVVAMGDLSLRKADVEEKRAKVQKESKVLLEYTRKAIAKLNDLKKTLAKFENEVGLHEAQMLQWQTNLAILDSKERQYMLQLNNFKAILNRVGYTSDINHGVLMEMAEHKKDLEKKTKPILDTLRSYQDLPPDKTLAALAIEDKKRQYAAAEKYLEEVLHSALNTPEI